The following are encoded together in the Streptomyces rapamycinicus NRRL 5491 genome:
- a CDS encoding cyclase family protein, translating to MTEHTTANGAGTRADNWGRWGDGDERGAANLLTPEAVRTAAGTVREGRVLSLSLPIRGATSSRAPQTVPHLPGRPLPQHFMSVDGADYCAGARRMHGEIGVADDALILSHHGTTTHIDALSHMWRGDTLYNGHPANRVRSYGATRCGIEKAGPIVARGVLFDVAGHLGVPHLDESVRIGADLLRATAQAQDIEMRPGDVAVVRTGWPTVYDTDRARYQAGQPGLTHDGGLWLARHDITAVACDNAGIGALAMDGTFDAGPDEDLHLLLLWKFGIYLVEMVWLEELAATGRHDFLFLAAPLAVEGGTGSAVNPVAVL from the coding sequence ATGACGGAGCACACCACCGCCAACGGCGCCGGAACGCGGGCGGACAACTGGGGACGCTGGGGGGACGGAGACGAGCGGGGTGCCGCCAACCTCCTGACCCCGGAGGCCGTCCGCACGGCGGCGGGCACGGTCCGTGAAGGGCGAGTGCTCAGCCTCAGTCTGCCGATCCGCGGAGCGACATCGAGCCGCGCTCCGCAGACGGTCCCGCATCTGCCGGGCCGTCCGCTTCCCCAGCACTTCATGTCGGTCGACGGAGCCGACTACTGCGCGGGTGCCCGGCGAATGCATGGTGAGATCGGCGTGGCCGATGACGCGCTCATCCTCTCCCACCACGGAACCACCACCCATATCGACGCGCTGTCCCACATGTGGCGCGGCGACACCCTGTACAACGGGCATCCCGCCAACCGGGTGCGCTCGTACGGAGCCACCCGATGCGGCATCGAGAAGGCCGGCCCGATCGTGGCGCGCGGGGTTCTGTTCGATGTGGCAGGGCACCTCGGCGTACCCCACCTGGATGAATCCGTGCGCATCGGCGCCGATCTGCTGCGGGCCACCGCCCAGGCCCAGGACATCGAGATGCGTCCGGGCGATGTGGCCGTCGTACGCACAGGATGGCCGACCGTCTACGACACCGATCGGGCGCGCTACCAAGCGGGTCAGCCGGGTCTGACACATGACGGCGGCCTCTGGCTCGCCCGTCACGACATCACCGCCGTGGCCTGCGACAACGCCGGGATCGGCGCATTGGCCATGGACGGCACCTTCGACGCGGGGCCGGACGAGGACCTCCACCTGCTGCTGCTGTGGAAGTTCGGGATCTACCTCGTCGAGATGGTCTGGCTGGAGGAGCTGGCGGCCACCGGACGCCACGACTTCCTCTTCCTTGCCGCGCCCCTGGCCGTCGAAGGGGGCACGG
- a CDS encoding Zn-ribbon domain-containing OB-fold protein, which yields MEDRVSARVAPVASPLTAPYWEGIRARRLRIQRCASCRRYVHFPRPECPSCGGAELSYEEVSGRGLVHTFSVVHRTFAPGFADRTPYVIAWIELVEQPDLRAFGNVLGCEPGELRIGMPVELCFEELDGFGPLPAFRPFTDDSGHDNTLR from the coding sequence ATGGAGGACAGGGTGAGCGCACGAGTGGCTCCGGTGGCCTCGCCGCTGACCGCTCCGTACTGGGAAGGCATACGAGCCCGCCGACTGCGGATACAGCGTTGCGCATCCTGCCGCCGCTACGTGCACTTCCCACGGCCCGAGTGCCCGTCATGCGGAGGCGCGGAGCTTTCGTATGAGGAGGTGTCCGGCCGCGGCCTGGTGCATACCTTCAGCGTGGTGCATCGCACTTTCGCTCCGGGATTCGCCGACCGTACTCCTTATGTCATCGCCTGGATCGAACTGGTCGAGCAGCCAGATCTGCGGGCCTTTGGCAACGTGCTCGGATGCGAGCCCGGGGAGTTGCGCATTGGAATGCCGGTCGAGCTGTGCTTCGAGGAACTGGACGGGTTCGGCCCCCTGCCCGCCTTCCGGCCGTTCACAGATGACAGTGGCCACGACAACACCCTCAGGTAA
- a CDS encoding TIGR03619 family F420-dependent LLM class oxidoreductase has product MRFGVTVGLLHPAVWRDFAIEADKLGFESVWVPEHLVFTEDMARSQYPGGEKPPVLPEAQLFDAPAMLCAIAQETRNIKLATYVYLFGLRHPFIGARAFSTLDAVSDGRAIVGVGSGWMESEWDAVQLDFASRGRRLDEAITVAKRLWTERVVTHHGEFYDFSGVYFEPKPVCEPHPPVIAGGTSKAALRRAVRLCEGWVGMPGTLETVKPQLDLLEEILRAEGRGRDTFEVTVSAFDMAGPEEVREWEALGADRVVVRPYTRTSTAIEELRQFAREYGVTPAAG; this is encoded by the coding sequence ATGCGATTCGGTGTCACGGTCGGACTGCTGCACCCCGCCGTGTGGCGGGACTTCGCGATCGAGGCGGACAAACTCGGCTTCGAATCGGTGTGGGTCCCCGAGCACCTGGTCTTCACCGAGGACATGGCGCGGTCGCAGTATCCCGGTGGCGAGAAGCCGCCGGTCCTGCCCGAGGCACAGCTCTTCGACGCACCCGCCATGCTCTGCGCGATAGCCCAGGAGACCCGGAACATCAAGCTGGCGACCTACGTCTACCTCTTCGGTCTCCGTCACCCGTTCATCGGTGCCCGCGCCTTCTCCACCCTCGACGCCGTCTCCGACGGCCGTGCCATCGTCGGTGTGGGGTCAGGCTGGATGGAGTCCGAATGGGACGCGGTACAACTCGACTTCGCCAGCCGAGGCCGTCGGCTCGACGAAGCCATCACGGTGGCCAAGAGACTGTGGACCGAGCGGGTGGTCACACACCACGGTGAGTTCTACGACTTCTCCGGGGTGTACTTCGAACCCAAGCCGGTGTGCGAGCCGCATCCACCGGTCATCGCCGGAGGCACATCCAAGGCGGCACTGCGGCGCGCCGTGCGGTTGTGCGAGGGCTGGGTGGGCATGCCGGGCACCCTGGAGACGGTCAAGCCTCAGCTCGATCTACTCGAAGAGATCCTTCGTGCCGAGGGGCGCGGCCGGGACACCTTCGAGGTGACGGTGAGCGCGTTCGACATGGCCGGGCCCGAGGAGGTCCGGGAGTGGGAAGCGCTCGGCGCGGACCGCGTCGTGGTTCGCCCCTACACCCGTACGAGTACGGCGATCGAGGAACTGCGGCAGTTCGCGCGGGAGTACGGCGTCACCCCGGCGGCCGGCTGA
- a CDS encoding SDR family NAD(P)-dependent oxidoreductase, whose protein sequence is MDGVRLDGRTALVTGGAGGIGAAICRTIAERGARVLVADIDIAAAERTARALPDAVALHVDLDDQLDVAALGDAVTSRFGGVDILVNNAGVSSVQRFTESDPDTWDRMWRINLRAPMLLSRLLLPGMAERGWGRLIYISTDGARAGAGGESVYAACKAGLFGLAKTLAREAARNGVTSNVVCPGLIDTPMLQQVRSAQPGMVESLLRVVPMRRAGQTEEVAHLVAHLATEAAAYTTGQTISVSGGVTMV, encoded by the coding sequence ATGGACGGAGTCAGGCTGGACGGCAGGACCGCGCTGGTCACCGGCGGCGCCGGTGGCATCGGTGCCGCCATCTGCCGGACCATCGCCGAGCGCGGAGCGCGTGTTCTCGTGGCGGACATCGACATCGCGGCGGCGGAACGGACCGCCCGTGCCCTGCCGGATGCCGTGGCCCTCCACGTCGATCTTGACGACCAGCTGGATGTCGCCGCCCTCGGCGACGCCGTGACCAGCCGGTTCGGCGGCGTGGACATCCTGGTCAACAACGCGGGCGTGAGCAGTGTCCAGCGTTTCACGGAGAGCGACCCGGACACCTGGGACCGCATGTGGCGCATCAACCTTCGCGCCCCCATGCTGCTGAGCCGTCTGCTGCTGCCCGGCATGGCCGAGCGCGGATGGGGGCGGCTGATCTACATTTCGACGGACGGGGCACGGGCCGGGGCCGGCGGCGAGAGCGTCTACGCGGCGTGCAAGGCAGGCCTGTTCGGCCTGGCCAAGACACTGGCGAGGGAAGCTGCCCGTAATGGGGTCACCAGCAACGTGGTGTGCCCGGGGCTCATCGACACCCCCATGCTTCAACAGGTCAGAAGTGCTCAGCCGGGGATGGTCGAGTCCCTCCTGCGTGTCGTCCCGATGCGCCGGGCGGGTCAGACGGAGGAAGTGGCGCACTTGGTGGCGCATCTGGCCACGGAAGCGGCCGCCTACACCACAGGGCAGACGATCAGCGTCAGCGGCGGCGTCACCATGGTCTGA
- a CDS encoding glucose 1-dehydrogenase: protein MARLDGRVALISGGARGQGEAEARRFVAEGASVLIGDVLDEEGRKVADDLGAAAHYTHLDVTNPEHWSAAVDMAVRNFGKLDALVNNAGIARFGALQDFPLDGYQRVVQVNQVGTFLGMQAVIPAMRTAGGGTIVNISSTAGLAGVTGTIAYAASKFAVRGMTKVAAIELGPLGIRVNSVHPGGVDTPMNDQAVDIDLADPSGDPNAKLPMGRIGRPEEVANMVLFLTSDESSYSTGSEFIADGGMLAGPLF, encoded by the coding sequence ATGGCACGGCTTGACGGACGGGTGGCGCTGATCTCAGGTGGTGCCCGAGGCCAGGGCGAGGCGGAGGCCCGGCGCTTCGTGGCGGAAGGAGCATCGGTGCTCATCGGGGACGTCCTCGACGAGGAGGGCCGGAAGGTCGCGGACGACCTCGGTGCCGCCGCGCACTACACGCACCTCGACGTGACGAATCCGGAGCACTGGTCCGCGGCGGTGGACATGGCCGTGCGCAATTTCGGGAAACTGGACGCCCTGGTGAACAACGCGGGTATCGCTCGTTTCGGTGCTCTGCAGGACTTCCCGCTGGACGGCTATCAGCGAGTGGTCCAGGTGAACCAGGTGGGAACGTTTCTGGGCATGCAAGCCGTGATCCCCGCGATGCGGACGGCCGGGGGTGGGACGATCGTCAACATCTCCTCGACCGCCGGCCTCGCGGGTGTGACGGGCACCATCGCCTACGCCGCGAGCAAGTTCGCGGTGCGGGGCATGACCAAGGTCGCCGCCATCGAACTGGGTCCGCTGGGCATCCGGGTCAACTCAGTCCACCCGGGCGGCGTGGACACGCCCATGAACGACCAGGCGGTCGACATCGACCTCGCGGACCCCTCGGGGGATCCGAATGCGAAACTGCCGATGGGCCGGATCGGCCGCCCGGAAGAGGTGGCGAACATGGTCCTCTTCCTCACCTCCGACGAATCCTCCTACAGCACCGGGTCGGAGTTCATCGCGGACGGCGGCATGCTCGCGGGTCCGCTGTTCTGA